A stretch of Thermomicrobium roseum DSM 5159 DNA encodes these proteins:
- a CDS encoding Na+/H+ antiporter subunit B, protein MSTLPSIILRTAVRWISPLLLLFSLFLLLRGHHEPGGGFAGGLIASTGFALLTFGYSLRTAQRLLRVQPLTLVAIGLAFAAASGLFAWINRTSFLTGLWIGVPLPGNLRVDLGTPLLFDIGVYLTVIGATLTMLFAFAEE, encoded by the coding sequence GTGAGTACCCTTCCCTCGATCATCTTGCGAACAGCCGTCCGCTGGATCTCACCGCTTCTCTTGCTTTTCAGCCTCTTCCTGCTGTTGCGCGGACATCACGAGCCAGGTGGCGGCTTCGCTGGTGGTTTGATCGCATCGACCGGCTTCGCCCTCCTCACTTTCGGTTATAGCCTGCGCACAGCCCAGCGACTCCTCCGCGTGCAACCACTGACGTTGGTCGCCATTGGCCTCGCGTTCGCCGCGGCGAGCGGGCTCTTCGCCTGGATCAACAGGACATCCTTCCTCACCGGCCTCTGGATCGGCGTGCCTCTTCCCGGCAATCTCCGCGTCGATCTCGGCACACCGCTCCTTTTCGATATCGGGGTGTACCTGACAGTCATCGGCGCGACGTTGACCATGCTCTTCGCTTTCGCTGAGGAGTGA
- a CDS encoding Na+/H+ antiporter subunit C, whose protein sequence is MELFFVAMIGVLYGAGLYLLLRRSIVKMLVGLILLGNGANLLIFLAGGLVRGRPPLVPEGRTTVSLPSADPLPQALILTAIVISFGVLVFAVALVYRTYRALRTDDLDDLTATDRLGEVPAPAHRPITADEEDGLVRGEEERAWVSS, encoded by the coding sequence ATGGAACTTTTCTTCGTCGCGATGATCGGTGTCCTGTACGGCGCTGGGTTGTACCTTTTGTTGCGCCGCAGCATCGTCAAGATGCTCGTCGGCCTGATCTTGTTGGGAAACGGGGCGAATCTTCTGATCTTCCTTGCCGGAGGCCTCGTGCGCGGGCGTCCGCCCCTCGTCCCGGAGGGTCGAACGACAGTCTCGTTACCAAGCGCCGACCCGCTTCCGCAAGCACTCATCCTGACAGCCATCGTCATCAGTTTCGGTGTGCTGGTCTTCGCGGTCGCGCTCGTCTACCGGACGTACCGGGCGCTCCGCACTGATGACTTGGACGACCTGACGGCGACTGACCGGCTCGGTGAGGTACCGGCGCCCGCTCATCGCCCGATCACGGCAGACGAGGAGGACGGCTTGGTTCGGGGAGAGGAGGAGCGCGCATGGGTCTCCTCCTGA